The proteins below are encoded in one region of Apium graveolens cultivar Ventura chromosome 4, ASM990537v1, whole genome shotgun sequence:
- the LOC141721693 gene encoding sodium transporter HKT1-like, protein MNQMFASNFFKMSNCKKLLVNIYSCSCMRMTSFLRSTWFLTMYFYRYIFLQMNAFFTELTYFVSVSWIGFFLLKFVKPKSNGTSNFDFFFTSVSAITVSSMSVVEMEAFSNAQLIVMTILMLIGSEVFTSMIGLHLRWILKLEQDLSNLSTYTLKNIVAAAFDTTSSISDSSINVHPLDEIDIGVIVPAEAAAHDEEDQFYPSNESASNQRNGDSNYTADFFTSNTILPLQSSSSSSRYLKYKSIKFLGFVVLGYLLVLHLLGVFLVGIYFSIYTSAKKVLERKNLRESTFVVFTTVSTFASCGFVPTNENMVVFAKNSGLLWILIPQALLGNTLFPSFLRLTIWLLGRYIKKDEAKYLLEKNREIGYLHLLPGPHSWLLVFTVLGFVVVQWIFLGVMEWHNDGVTGLNVYQKLVGFLFQAVNARHTGETVLDIATIAPAILVLFVVMMYLPPYTTFMPRVEEDEELKKKRKEVIKDNIIFSQLTYLAIFVFLICICERKNMKEDPVNFSVLNIVTEVISAYGNVGFTTGYSCDRRLKTEDFCENKWYGFSGKWSNQGKLVLIFVMIFGRLKKFSMNGGRAWKLL, encoded by the exons ATGAACCAAATGTTTGCCAGTAACTTTTTCAAGATGAGCAACTGTAAAAAATTGCTGGTAAATATTTACAGTTGTTCATGCATGAGAATGACAAGTTTTCTCAGATCAACATGGTTTCTTACCATGTATTTTTACCGCTACATCTTCCTCCAAATGAACGCATTTTTCACCGAATTGACTTATTTCGTCTCGGTTTCGTGGATCGGATTTTTCCTGCTTAAATTTGTTAAACCGAAAAGTAACGGTACGAGCAATTTCGATTTTTTCTTCACCTCCGTGTCCGCTATCACTGTGTCGAGTATGTCAGTGGTGGAAATGGAGGCTTTCTCGAATGCACAATTAATTGTCATGACAATCTTGATGCTAATCGGATCCGAGGTCTTCACTTCGATGATCGGCCTTCATTTACGATGGATTCTCAAACTCGAACAAGACTTGTCGAATTTATCCACTTATACTCTGAAGAACATTGTTGCAGCTGCATTTGATACCACATCATCAATTTCAGATTCTTCGATTAATGTTCATCCGCTAGATGAAATCGATATCGGTGTTATAGTCCCTGCAGAAGCTGCAGCACACGATGAAGAGGATCAATTCTATCCGTCGAATGAATCTGCATCTAATCAAAGAAATGGTGACAGCAATTACACTGCTGATTTTTTCACCAGTAACACTATCTTACCTCTGCAATCTTCGTCGTCCTCGTCCAGATACTTAAAGTACAAGTCGATAAAATTTCTCGGGTTCGTAGTGCTGGGATACTTACTAGTACTTCATCTACTAGGAGTATTTTTAGTTGGTATATATTTCAGCATTTACACAAGTGCTAAAAAAGTTCTCGAAAGAAAAAACCTCAGAGAATCAACATTCGTGGTCTTCACAACAGTTTCGACATTTGCAAGCTGTGGATTCGTGCCAACAAACGAAAACATGGTGGTCTTCGCAAAGAACTCCGGGCTTCTATGGATTCTGATCCCTCAAGCTCTGTTAGGAAACACTCTATTTCCATCTTTCTTGAGGCTTACTATATGGTTGCTTGGAAGGTACATTAAAAAAGACGAAGCAAAATATTTACTCGAAAAAAATCGAGAAATCGGGTACTTGCATTTGCTCCCGGGGCCTCATTCTTGGCTTCTGGTGTTCACAGTTTTAGGGTTTGTAGTAGTGCAGTGGATATTTCTTGGTGTAATGGAGTGGCATAATGATGGAGTAACAGGACTGAATGTTTATCAGAAGTTGGTGGGGTTTTTGTTCCAGGCTGTGAATGCAAGGCATACTGGTGAAACTGTGCTTGATATTGCTACCATTGCCCCTGCAATCTTGGTTTTGTTCGTGGTTATGAT GTACCTTCCTCCCTACACTACATTCATGCCAAGAGTAGAAGAAGATGAAGAAttaaaaaagaagagaaaagaagtGATAAAAGATAACATAATATTCTCACAACTTACTTATTTGGCCATTTTTGTATTCCTAATTTGTATATGTGAGAGGAAGAACATGAAGGAAGATCCAGTAAATTTCAGTGTTCTCAACATTGTGACAGAGGTCATAAG TGCGTACGGGAACGTGGGATTTACGACGGGATATAGCTGCGATCGACGGTTAAAAACCGAAGATTTTTGCGAGAATAAATGGTACGGATTTTCCGGAAAATGGAGTAACCAGGGAAAATTGGTTCTCATTTTTGTGATGATTTTTGGTAGGCTTAAGAAGTTTAGTATGAACGGTGGTAGAGCTTGGAAGCTCTTGTAA
- the LOC141717317 gene encoding uncharacterized protein LOC141717317 — translation MYGRSSLYRTGSFRVENVGQNVLALFGNLCFSLFVLGVLIFTIIATTYEPEDPLFNPSRKITKFLTSESNATFTKDSTNVRTGEDFMASHQPAFANFINVSDVDLGDIRVDSNGNDLGEFDCNEAMEKPIDCRDPEVFHLLMTAAIERFKDIHFYRFGKAVRGWNDSSCHMAWRFRPNEGKVTGFYKDYREFVIQRSENCTLSVVGIGEYHSGGNARKRKKNQRDGFEKKGVGGEQQGSVVPVFGESVNDTLPVVESEESFRRGKYLFYSGGGDRCKSMDHYLWSFMCALGEAQYLKRTLVMDLSLCLSSIYTASGLDEEGRDFRFYFDFEHLKESASVLDQTQFWEDWNIWHQRNRLGLYLVEDYRVKPEKLARVKDTLVMRKFGSVEPDNYWYRVCEGDTESVIQRPWHLIWKSKRLMDIVSTIATKLKWDFDSVHVVRGEKARDRDRWPNLASDTSPEALLSTLQDRIEDGRNLYIATDEPDTTFFDPLKDKYTTHFLDDYRDLWDENSEWYSETTKLNNGVPVEFDGYMRASVDTEIFLRGKKQIETFNDLTKDCKDGVHTCSSAS, via the coding sequence ATGTACGGAAGATCTTCATTGTATAGGACCGGAAGTTTCCGGGTGGAGAATGTTGGACAGAATGTTCTAGCTTTATTTGGGAACCTTTGTTTCAGTCTGTTTGTTCTTGGTGTTTTGATTTTCACTATAATTGCTACAACTTACGAGCCCGAAGATCCGTTGTTTAATCCCTCTAGGAAAATAACGAAGTTTCTGACATCTGAATCGAATGCAACGTTTACTAAGGATAGTACTAATGTCAGGACTGGTGAGGATTTTATGGCCTCACATCAGCCTGCATTTGCGAATTTTATTAATGTTAGTGATGTTGATTTAGGGGATATAAGAGTGGATTCGAATGGTAATGATTTGGGTGAGTTTGATTGTAACGAGGCGATGGAGAAGCCGATAGATTGTAGGGATCCGGAAGTTTTTCATCTGTTGATGACTGCAGCTATAGAGCGTTTTAAGGATATACATTTTTATAGGTTTGGGAAGGCAGTTCGTGGTTGGAATGATAGTTCTTGTCATATGGCTTGGAGGTTTAGGCCTAATGAAGGGAAGGTTACTggattttataaggattatcgGGAGTTTGTGATTCAGAGGTCGGAGAATTGTACGTTGAGTGTGGTGGGGATTGGAGAGTATCATTCAGGAGGGAACGcgaggaagaggaagaagaatCAGAGAGATGGTTTTGAGAAGAAAGGTGTAGGGGGGGAACAGCAGGGTAGTGTTGTTCCTGTTTTTGGGGAAAGTGTAAACGATACACTTCCGGTTGTTGAATCTGAGGAATCGTTTAGGCGTGGGAAGTACTTGTTTTACTCTGGGGGTGGAGATAGATGCAAGAGTATGGATCATTATCTGTGGAGTTTCATGTGTGCATTAGGTGAGGCTCAATATTTGAAAAGGACATTGGTGATGGATTTGAGTCTTTGTTTGTCTTCTATTTACACTGCCTCGGGTCTCGATGAAGAAGGGAGAGATTTCAGATTTTACTTTGATTTTGAGCACCTCAAAGAATCAGCTTCTGTGTTAGACCAGACTCAGTTTTGGGAGGACTGGAACATATGGCACCAGAGAAATAGATTAGGACTCTACCTTGTAGAGGATTATAGGGTCAAGCCGGAAAAGTTAGCTCGTGTGAAGGATACGTTAGTCATGAGGAAGTTTGGCTCGGTGGAGCCAGATAATTACTGGTACAGGGTATGTGAAGGGGACACAGAATCTGTCATCCAACGGCCTTGGCATTTGATATGGAAATCTAAACGGTTGATGGATATAGTATCAACCATTGCGACAAAGCTGAAATGGGATTTTGACTCTGTTCATGTTGTTAGAGGGGAGAAAGCAAGAGACAGGGATCGTTGGCCTAATCTTGCATCAGATACCTCTCCTGAAGCTCTCTTATCGACCTTGCAGGACAGAATTGAAGACGGGAGGAACTTGTACATTGCAACAGATGAACCAGACACAACCTTCTTTGATCCTCTAAAAGACAAGTACACTACTCATTTTCTTGATGACTACAGAGATCTTTGGGATGAAAACAGCGAGTGGTATTCTGAGACAACCAAACTCAACAATGGTGTTCCTGTTGAATTTGACGGTTATATGAGGGCCTCTGTCGATACAGAAATTTTCTTGAGAGGCAAAAAGCAGATTGAGACTTTCAATGATCTTACCAAGGACTGCAAGGATGGTGTCCATACCTGCAGTTCGGCCAGTTGA
- the LOC141721695 gene encoding putative E3 ubiquitin-protein ligase XERICO, with protein MGFSPYPTPIDAGMLCIILINTVKSISTLKEIVWHILHAIGIQVVSWEEYSTVSPTNFSGSREICFGTSIEEFRSRIPAVNYDSLCSHKQLEHECSVCLTEFKPEAVINHLSCGHVFHKSCLDKWLKYRNVTCPNCRKHMIPAEDEEDTCPM; from the coding sequence ATGGGTTTTTCACCTTACCCAACTCCAATCGATGCTGGAATGTTATGCATAATCCTGATAAACACAGTCAAATCAATCTCTACATTGAAGGAAATAGTGTGGCATATCCTTCATGCTATAGGCATCCAAGTCGTGTCATGGGAAGAATATTCTACTGTGAGCCCCACTAACTTTTCTGGAAGTCGTGAGATCTGCTTTGGGACCTCCATTGAAGAATTCCGTAGCCGGATTCCAGCTGTCAATTATGACTCACTTTGCAGTCATAAGCAGCTCGAGCATGAATGCTCGGTTTGCTTGACAGAATTCAAACCAGAGGCAGTGATAAACCACTTATCCTGTGGCCATGTTTTTCATAAAAGTTGCCTAGACAAGTGGTTGAAATATAGGAACGTCACCTGCCCGAATTGCAGGAAGCACATGATTCCCGCAGAGGATGAGGAAGATACTTGCCCAATGTGA
- the LOC141721697 gene encoding zinc finger protein CONSTANS-LIKE 10-like, with product MGYMCDFCGEQRSMVYCQSDAACLCLSCDRSIHSANALSRRHPRTLLCERCNLQPAFVRCVEESSSLCQNCDWMVHVNASGHKRQAVKCYSGCPSANELSCIWSFLMDLPSALASTCEQGLGSMSIADDNLTNDKAPSRSINDRGLSINVTDLQNVNSSDGWKSPSMPQLDENLVYQQSVFAKSTSSKIGADELELHEDDLHEDFNMDELDSNIEKYEELFGVGHNDPQQFFNNNGIDGLFEMKEMTGADTISPRPYVAEGSLIGWQNVMKPKGSNASAADSMISCKTNPSGCFARQISNISFSGVTGMSNDINYQDCDASPMLLMGEPPPWCSQGSESPSTSDIRNSAVQRYKDKKKTRKFDKRVRYETRKARADVRKREKGRFVKAGDAFDYDPLSKS from the exons ATGGGTTATATGTGTGATTTTTGTGGGGAACAAAGATCAATGGTGTATTGTCAATCTGATGCAGCCTGCTTATGCTTATCATGTGACCGTAGTATTCATTCAGCTAATGCGCTTTCACGACGACATCCAAGGACACTTCTATGCGAAAGGTGCAACTTGCAACCAGCGTTTGTTAGATGTGTAGAGGAAAGCTCATCGCTTTGTCAAAATTGTGATTGGATGGTACATGTTAACGCTTCTGGACATAAGAGGCAAGCAGTTAAGTGCTACTCCGGCTGTCCTTCAGCTAATGAACTGTCATGTATTTGGTCGTTTCTCATGGATCTCCCTTCAGCTCTTGCATCTACTTGTGAGCAAGGATTGGGTTCAATGAGCATTGCTGATGACAACCTCACGAATGACAAGGCCCCCTCAAGAAGCATTAATGATCGAGGCTTATCTATTAATGTGACTGATCTCCAGAATGTAAATAGCTCAGATGGTTGGAAGTCACCCTCTATGCCTCAACTTGACGAAAATCTTGTATATCAGCAGAGTGTCTTTGCAAAATCTACATCATCAAAG ATTGGAGCAGATGAGCTTGAATTACATGAAGATGACTTGCATGAGGACTTTAATATGGATGAACTTGATTCAAATATTGAGAAATATGAAGAACTCTTTGGTGTGGGTCATAATGATCCTCAGCAATTTTTTAATAACAATGGGATTGATGGCTTATTTGAGATGAAGGAAATGACTGGTGCCGATACCATCTCTCCAAGACCATATGTTGCTGAG GGCTCATTGATTGGTTGGCAAAATGTAATGAAGCCTAAAGGCAGCAATGCATCAGCTGCTGATTCCATGATAAGCTGCAAGACCAACCCAAGTGGTTGCTTTGCAAGGCAAATCTCCAATATCTCTTTTTCTGGTGTCACTGGAATGAGCAATGACATTAATTATCAAGATTGTGATGCCTCTCCAATGCTTCTCATGGGAGAGCCACCGCCATGGTGTTCCCAGGGTTCTGAAAGTCCCTCAACTTCTGATATCAGGAATAGTGCTGTACAGCGTTACAAGGACAAAAAGAAGACGCGCAA ATTTGATAAGAGAGTAAGGTATGAAACACGCAAGGCAAGGGCAGATGTAAGAAAACGTGAGAAGGGACGCTTTGTTAAGGCTGGCGATGCATTTGATTATGACCCTTTGAGCAAATCTTGA